In Aquiflexum balticum DSM 16537, a single genomic region encodes these proteins:
- a CDS encoding DUF5655 domain-containing protein, giving the protein MAIYKLGQRLDFIKELPFKFEKDIQTLVEKNLKSLLHLDFIRSEFALNSFRIDTLAYDSETKSFVIVEYKRDKNFSVIDQGYAYLSLMLNNKADFILEFNESQQTTLKRSDVDWSQSKVIFVSPQFTNYQREAINFKDLPIELWEIKRFENDTISFDQIQKSSAKESIKTISRNDETVEAVSKELKVFTEQDHLQKVDFETRELYEQVKERLISLDDNVSIQPKKQTIGFKVENNIFCDVVLQGKGLKIYVNLKSGDLLDQKKIARDVSNVGHWGNGSYEIKLTDLDDIDYTISLLKQSLRKNKE; this is encoded by the coding sequence ATGGCAATATATAAATTAGGACAACGATTAGATTTCATTAAAGAGCTTCCCTTCAAGTTCGAAAAAGACATTCAGACATTGGTTGAAAAAAATTTAAAATCACTTTTACATCTTGACTTTATTCGTTCTGAATTTGCATTAAATAGCTTTCGTATTGACACATTAGCTTATGACTCCGAAACAAAGTCGTTTGTAATAGTTGAATATAAAAGAGATAAAAATTTTAGTGTAATTGATCAAGGTTATGCTTACTTATCATTAATGCTGAATAACAAAGCGGATTTCATTCTTGAATTCAATGAAAGTCAACAAACCACACTAAAACGCTCTGATGTAGATTGGTCACAATCAAAAGTGATTTTTGTTTCTCCACAGTTTACAAACTATCAAAGAGAGGCAATTAATTTTAAGGATTTACCCATAGAACTATGGGAAATTAAACGTTTCGAAAATGACACTATTTCGTTTGACCAAATACAAAAATCTTCTGCAAAAGAAAGCATTAAGACTATTTCAAGGAACGACGAAACTGTTGAAGCTGTTAGCAAAGAATTGAAAGTTTTTACGGAACAAGATCATTTGCAAAAAGTGGACTTCGAAACAAGAGAACTATACGAACAAGTAAAAGAAAGACTAATTTCGCTTGATGACAATGTTTCAATTCAACCTAAAAAACAGACCATTGGATTTAAGGTGGAAAACAATATTTTTTGTGATGTTGTTCTCCAAGGTAAAGGTTTAAAAATTTATGTGAATCTTAAAAGTGGCGATTTGCTAGACCAAAAGAAAATTGCAAGAGATGTTTCAAACGTTGGACATTGGGGAAATGGTTCATACGAAATTAAACTAACAGACCTTGACGACATTGACTATACGATTAGCTTACTGAAACAATCATTAAGAAAAAATAAAGAATAA
- a CDS encoding TetR family transcriptional regulator C-terminal domain-containing protein — protein MEKAKPNKTTKVDHRSKIIAGYVEHVLEHGKQPASVFKFAKALKMNEEEFYNYFTSFEAIKSAVWSKLFEDTINNLESQEVFKEYSAREKLLGFLFTLVEELKKNRSYLLSLYGEKKNMKNLLPIEVKVFRSKFKDFANEIILEGKETEEIASRPVISDRYDEALWLQVWFVFQFWLKDTSPAFEKTDAAIEKSVNLAFDLMGKSALDTFIDFAKFLYQNK, from the coding sequence ATGGAAAAAGCAAAGCCAAATAAAACTACCAAAGTAGATCATAGGTCAAAAATAATAGCCGGATACGTCGAACATGTTTTGGAACATGGCAAACAGCCTGCCTCGGTGTTTAAGTTTGCAAAGGCACTTAAAATGAATGAGGAAGAGTTTTATAACTATTTCACCTCTTTCGAAGCCATCAAATCAGCCGTTTGGTCAAAGCTATTTGAGGACACCATCAATAACCTTGAATCACAGGAAGTTTTCAAAGAATACAGTGCCAGGGAAAAACTCCTTGGGTTTCTTTTTACCCTTGTGGAAGAGCTGAAGAAAAACCGTTCTTACTTACTCTCTCTTTATGGGGAGAAGAAAAACATGAAAAATCTCCTGCCTATAGAAGTCAAAGTGTTCAGAAGCAAATTCAAGGATTTTGCCAATGAAATCATTTTGGAAGGGAAAGAGACGGAAGAAATTGCTAGCAGACCGGTGATTTCAGACCGCTATGATGAGGCCCTTTGGCTGCAGGTGTGGTTTGTGTTCCAGTTTTGGCTGAAAGATACTTCTCCAGCCTTCGAGAAAACCGATGCAGCGATCGAAAAATCTGTCAATTTGGCCTTTGACCTGATGGGGAAAAGCGCTTTGGACACCTTTATCGATTTTGCCAAATTTTTGTACCAGAATAAATAA
- a CDS encoding ABC1 kinase family protein, translating to MSNKIKEQQSIPVSKVQRAAKFISTGAKVGGNYMKHYAKKVVNPSMTNEQLHTDNATDIYNSLSQLKGSALKVAQMMSMDKNILPRAYQDKFTMAQYSAPPLSYPLVVKTFQKHFGKTPEQIYDTFTRSAVNAASIGQVHQATKDGKKLAIKIQYPGVADSVSSDLKLVRPFALRLLNMNEKELDHYMEEVEEKLLEETDYVLEVERSKEISEACSHIENLNFPKYYNEFSSNRIIAMDWIEGLHIKEWLETNPSQEDKNRIGQALWDFYHHQVHNLMQVHADPHPGNFIIQNDGKLGIIDFGCVKVIPEDFYKGYFSLIKRDLLINEEELNEIFYNLEFISDKDTETEKTYFKNIFKEMISLLGKPFHVDSFDFADNSYFEQIFQLGDRISNDKMFRKSRQARGSRHGLYINRTYFGIYNLLNQLEANIDTTKPEWLESTVQAYN from the coding sequence ATGAGTAACAAAATCAAAGAGCAGCAGAGTATCCCTGTATCCAAAGTTCAGCGGGCTGCCAAATTCATCAGTACCGGTGCAAAAGTAGGTGGCAATTACATGAAGCATTACGCCAAAAAGGTAGTTAATCCTTCCATGACCAATGAACAACTTCATACCGACAATGCCACGGATATTTATAATTCACTGAGTCAGTTGAAAGGTTCGGCACTGAAAGTTGCCCAGATGATGTCCATGGACAAGAATATTCTTCCTAGGGCTTATCAGGACAAGTTTACTATGGCGCAGTATAGTGCACCACCCTTGTCCTATCCATTGGTGGTGAAGACTTTCCAAAAGCATTTTGGAAAAACCCCTGAGCAGATTTATGATACATTTACCCGATCTGCGGTCAATGCTGCATCCATCGGTCAGGTGCATCAGGCTACCAAGGATGGTAAGAAATTGGCCATCAAAATCCAGTATCCAGGCGTAGCGGATTCTGTTAGTTCCGATTTGAAATTGGTCAGGCCATTTGCTTTGCGTTTATTGAATATGAACGAAAAGGAATTGGACCATTATATGGAAGAGGTGGAGGAGAAGTTGTTGGAGGAAACCGACTATGTGTTGGAAGTGGAAAGATCCAAAGAGATTTCTGAGGCCTGTTCGCATATAGAAAATTTGAATTTCCCGAAATACTATAATGAATTCAGTTCCAATAGGATCATTGCCATGGATTGGATAGAGGGGCTTCATATCAAAGAATGGTTGGAGACCAATCCTTCCCAAGAGGATAAAAACCGGATAGGTCAGGCATTATGGGATTTCTATCACCATCAGGTGCATAATTTGATGCAAGTCCATGCCGATCCACACCCGGGGAATTTTATCATCCAAAATGACGGGAAATTGGGAATCATTGATTTTGGTTGCGTGAAAGTAATTCCTGAGGATTTCTACAAGGGATATTTCTCCCTGATCAAGCGGGATTTGCTGATCAATGAAGAAGAACTGAATGAGATTTTCTACAATTTGGAGTTTATCTCGGATAAGGATACCGAAACTGAAAAGACTTACTTCAAAAATATATTCAAGGAAATGATCTCCTTATTGGGCAAACCATTTCATGTAGATTCCTTTGACTTTGCCGATAACAGCTATTTCGAACAAATATTCCAGTTGGGCGACAGGATCTCCAACGACAAAATGTTCCGAAAGTCCAGACAGGCAAGAGGTTCACGACATGGATTGTATATCAACAGAACTTATTTTGGGATTTACAATCTGCTCAATCAATTGGAAGCCAATATAGACACTACCAAACCGGAATGGTTGGAGTCAACAGTCCAAGCATATAACTAG
- a CDS encoding DUF7133 domain-containing protein, translating into MKSVKKVSIYLLLTLFFSCQEPERSPFDVSPAESMDPNRLSEPFPAVSIPEGADLESKTWKGIDLSPKPPLVPVSANEQKKSFVLKPGFTMEPVLSEPQIREPASIQFDGNGRMYVLELRTYMQDLDATGELLPTSRISRWEDLDGDGVYETGTVFLDSLVFPRYVVPFGPNSILSMESNEDHVYRYTDTNLDGKADKKELFASGLGRSGNVEHQTSFLTWALDNWMYSTYNNKRIRWTPTGVIQEDSGNPWGQWGVTQDSYGKLFFQDGAGGVPQGFQFPIVYGNFQVKGALKDGFRVPYSLVTLADFQPGMQEAKPDGSLSNVTGAAGNDVFRGDRLPKDLVGDYIYGEPVGRIVRRVVSENVEGLTYLQNKYIDEASEFIQSTDPLFRPVDMATAPDGTLYIVDMYRGIIQEGEWTQNGSYLRTKIQQYQMDDIVGNGRIWRLSYEGMPRNTQKPRMYEESAKELIRHLEHPNGWWRDMAQQTLILRQDKSVVPGLITMAESSTNELSRIHALWTLEGIGELKSDLVKKLIQDTNPQIRIQGLRAAETLYKYGEKSISEVYRTAAEDSNPDVAIQALLSAHVLKIDQVDILIQETLKKNNSNGIQVIGGQLLEKIEEAKKASETRFEKNELALFVKGKSIYDNYCSTCHGPKGLGSPAGEGRLIAPPFSGSPRILNHPEYAVKVMLHGLTGPIDSKEYEGVMIAMNTNDDEYIASALSYIRNDFGNSGTFVTPEYVAKIRKETESRKENYSFEELMREIPKTLAYQDNWIVDASSTALAGVGSTKDPSYAFSFKGWKTASAQEPGMWFLVQLPSPQSLTEVQFDSGKDGFPISYTVSISSDGTSWTKVGQKNGVPGINTLNWKSQGKSTYLKIEANSKGEKQWSMKRLTLFSR; encoded by the coding sequence ATGAAATCAGTCAAAAAAGTTTCCATTTATTTATTACTAACACTATTTTTTTCCTGTCAAGAACCCGAGCGTTCTCCTTTTGATGTTTCTCCTGCTGAATCCATGGATCCAAATCGTTTATCCGAGCCGTTTCCTGCTGTGAGCATTCCGGAAGGAGCAGATCTTGAGTCGAAAACCTGGAAAGGAATAGACCTAAGTCCCAAACCTCCATTAGTCCCTGTCTCGGCTAATGAACAAAAGAAATCCTTTGTCCTAAAGCCAGGATTTACTATGGAACCTGTACTATCTGAACCCCAGATCCGCGAACCTGCTTCCATCCAATTTGATGGAAATGGTCGGATGTACGTTCTGGAACTCCGAACTTACATGCAGGATTTGGATGCAACAGGGGAGCTGTTGCCAACCTCGCGGATCTCACGTTGGGAGGATTTAGATGGGGACGGGGTATATGAAACGGGAACTGTCTTTTTGGACAGTTTGGTTTTCCCACGTTATGTGGTTCCTTTCGGACCAAACAGTATTTTATCCATGGAATCCAATGAAGACCACGTCTACAGGTATACAGATACCAACCTTGATGGTAAAGCGGATAAAAAAGAACTTTTTGCATCGGGATTGGGCAGGTCAGGAAATGTTGAGCATCAGACCAGCTTCCTTACATGGGCTTTGGATAATTGGATGTACAGTACCTACAACAATAAACGGATCCGGTGGACGCCAACAGGAGTGATACAGGAAGACAGTGGAAATCCATGGGGACAATGGGGAGTAACCCAAGACAGTTATGGTAAGCTTTTCTTTCAGGACGGTGCAGGTGGAGTTCCGCAAGGCTTTCAGTTCCCTATCGTTTATGGGAATTTTCAAGTAAAAGGAGCACTTAAAGACGGATTCAGGGTTCCTTACAGTCTTGTTACTTTGGCGGATTTTCAACCAGGGATGCAGGAAGCAAAACCTGACGGATCATTGTCAAATGTAACAGGTGCCGCCGGAAACGATGTTTTTAGAGGTGATAGGCTGCCCAAAGACCTTGTGGGGGATTATATTTATGGAGAACCTGTAGGTAGAATTGTAAGAAGAGTAGTGTCAGAAAATGTCGAAGGGTTGACCTATTTACAGAACAAGTATATCGATGAAGCTTCGGAATTTATCCAATCTACAGACCCTTTGTTCAGACCGGTCGATATGGCAACTGCACCTGATGGGACCCTTTATATCGTGGATATGTATCGGGGGATTATTCAGGAAGGTGAATGGACACAAAATGGAAGTTACCTGCGTACCAAAATCCAACAATATCAGATGGATGATATTGTTGGTAATGGCAGAATTTGGAGACTTTCTTATGAAGGAATGCCCAGAAATACCCAAAAGCCAAGAATGTATGAGGAATCAGCCAAGGAATTGATCCGGCATTTGGAGCATCCCAATGGTTGGTGGCGGGATATGGCCCAACAAACCCTCATCCTCCGTCAAGACAAATCCGTGGTGCCTGGTCTGATCACCATGGCGGAAAGTTCTACCAATGAACTTTCAAGGATTCATGCCCTTTGGACCTTGGAAGGTATCGGAGAGTTGAAGTCTGATCTGGTTAAAAAATTAATCCAAGACACCAATCCCCAAATCAGGATACAAGGGTTAAGGGCTGCAGAAACTTTGTATAAGTATGGGGAAAAAAGCATTTCGGAAGTATATAGGACAGCTGCAGAGGACAGCAATCCGGACGTGGCCATACAGGCACTCCTCAGTGCCCACGTGTTAAAAATTGATCAGGTCGACATATTGATTCAAGAGACCTTGAAAAAAAACAACTCAAATGGGATTCAGGTTATCGGAGGCCAATTGCTGGAAAAAATAGAGGAAGCCAAAAAGGCATCGGAAACAAGGTTTGAGAAAAATGAACTGGCTCTTTTTGTCAAAGGAAAATCCATCTATGATAACTACTGTTCGACCTGCCATGGCCCCAAAGGTTTGGGTTCACCTGCAGGAGAAGGCCGGTTGATTGCACCTCCTTTTTCCGGTTCACCGAGGATCCTGAACCATCCCGAATATGCTGTCAAGGTCATGTTGCATGGACTTACCGGCCCAATCGATTCCAAGGAATATGAAGGGGTCATGATTGCCATGAATACCAATGATGATGAATATATCGCTTCGGCCCTTTCCTATATCCGAAATGACTTCGGAAACAGCGGGACATTTGTTACCCCCGAATATGTAGCCAAAATCAGAAAGGAGACAGAAAGCAGAAAGGAAAACTATTCTTTCGAAGAATTGATGAGAGAAATTCCCAAAACCTTAGCCTATCAGGATAATTGGATAGTAGATGCCAGCAGCACAGCTTTGGCCGGAGTGGGATCGACAAAAGATCCCTCCTATGCATTTTCATTTAAGGGTTGGAAAACAGCATCCGCCCAAGAGCCCGGAATGTGGTTTTTGGTTCAATTGCCCTCACCCCAGTCTCTGACTGAAGTACAATTTGATTCCGGTAAAGATGGATTCCCGATCAGTTATACAGTTTCCATCTCCTCAGATGGAACCTCCTGGACCAAAGTCGGACAGAAAAACGGTGTTCCAGGAATAAATACCTTGAACTGGAAATCCCAAGGAAAATCAACCTATTTAAAAATAGAAGCAAATAGTAAAGGGGAGAAACAATGGTCTATGAAAAGGTTGACGCTGTTTTCGAGATAA
- a CDS encoding glycoside hydrolase family 18 protein, whose amino-acid sequence MAYYVPEKEYQPENIPVEKLTHIIFSFTKVIDGEMAFSNPEISGPKLEALVSQKKRNPSLKVMIACGGWGADGFSDMALTDESRTKFIQSARSFIEKYQLDGMDMDWEYPGISGAGTKARPEDTENFTQLMKGLRQMLDTFDSPKILTFASAGWERYYDFIEVHEVMKYADFMNVMTYDQVSGESIYTGHHTPLGNVPSEDIAGTPFQKHLDSLYAAKENPDNHPRSAEKIIDFLISEGVKAEQLVIGGAFYGRVWKGVPPVNNGLYQLSNDIHIGWLSYDKIRSQYEADSNFQRFWDDNAKAPYMYNSVDSLFMSYDDTVSVALKTRYAMQKGLGGIMFWQLGNDTKIKGSLLDAIYVEHQK is encoded by the coding sequence ATGGCTTATTATGTCCCAGAGAAGGAGTATCAGCCTGAAAATATTCCTGTTGAAAAATTGACCCATATTATTTTTTCTTTTACCAAAGTTATTGATGGGGAAATGGCTTTCAGCAATCCGGAAATTTCTGGACCTAAGCTTGAAGCCTTGGTCTCCCAAAAAAAGCGGAATCCATCCTTGAAGGTAATGATAGCTTGTGGAGGCTGGGGAGCAGATGGGTTTTCCGATATGGCTTTGACCGATGAGAGCAGAACAAAATTTATTCAAAGTGCAAGGAGTTTTATTGAAAAATACCAATTGGACGGCATGGATATGGACTGGGAATATCCAGGGATTTCAGGTGCCGGAACCAAAGCCAGGCCGGAAGATACCGAGAACTTCACCCAACTGATGAAAGGTCTCAGACAAATGCTCGACACTTTTGATTCTCCTAAAATCCTGACCTTTGCTTCTGCCGGATGGGAGCGGTATTATGATTTTATTGAAGTTCATGAAGTTATGAAATATGCCGATTTTATGAATGTCATGACCTATGACCAAGTTTCCGGGGAATCCATTTATACAGGTCATCACACCCCTTTGGGAAATGTGCCCAGCGAAGACATTGCAGGTACTCCCTTTCAAAAGCATTTGGACAGTCTGTATGCAGCCAAGGAAAATCCCGATAACCATCCCCGATCTGCGGAAAAAATAATTGATTTTCTTATTAGTGAAGGAGTAAAAGCTGAGCAATTAGTGATAGGGGGTGCTTTTTATGGACGCGTATGGAAGGGTGTTCCTCCTGTCAACAATGGTTTATATCAATTGAGCAATGACATTCACATTGGTTGGCTTTCTTATGATAAAATCCGCAGCCAATACGAAGCCGACAGCAATTTTCAACGGTTTTGGGATGATAACGCCAAGGCCCCGTATATGTACAATTCCGTAGACAGTCTTTTTATGTCCTATGATGATACCGTCTCTGTTGCGCTCAAAACCCGTTATGCCATGCAAAAGGGATTGGGTGGTATCATGTTCTGGCAATTAGGAAATGACACAAAAATTAAAGGAAGTCTATTGGATGCAATTTATGTTGAACATCAAAAATAA
- a CDS encoding PQQ-dependent sugar dehydrogenase: protein MKKLQISLIAFFCLAAFSCNAQKKESYIQLETIKLPKGFKIEVWAEDVPDARSLAMNADGSTVFVGNRQGKNVYALKDTNGDGKADKKYTLASGLRMPNGVAFKDGDLYVAEVSRILRFKDIDNNLDKPTFEVVYDQYPDKAHHGWKFIAFGPDGMLYVPVGAPCNICDPEEIFATITRIDVKSSNIKPEIFAHGIRNSVGFAWHPTTKELWFTDNGRDMMGDDIPDCELNRAPQKGLHFGYPYWHAGDVKDPEFGNKGKDKSAYTAPALKLGPHTAPLGMRFYTGSQFPTQYKNNIFIAKHGSWNRSKKIGYQLTNVVLDGNQKVVKEVVFAEGWLNHDTQDAWGRPVDVMQMPDGSMLVSDDMANCVYRISYDGK, encoded by the coding sequence ATGAAAAAACTCCAAATATCTCTAATCGCATTTTTTTGTCTTGCAGCATTTTCATGCAATGCCCAAAAGAAAGAATCCTATATACAATTGGAAACCATCAAACTTCCAAAGGGATTTAAAATTGAAGTCTGGGCAGAGGATGTGCCGGATGCACGTTCCTTGGCCATGAATGCCGATGGAAGCACCGTTTTTGTTGGCAATCGTCAGGGCAAAAATGTCTATGCCTTAAAGGATACCAATGGTGACGGAAAGGCGGATAAAAAATATACCTTGGCTTCCGGACTCAGGATGCCAAATGGAGTTGCTTTTAAAGATGGCGATTTGTATGTGGCTGAGGTAAGCAGGATTTTGAGATTTAAGGATATTGATAACAATCTGGACAAACCTACCTTCGAAGTGGTCTATGACCAATATCCTGATAAAGCCCATCATGGATGGAAATTCATCGCTTTTGGGCCTGATGGAATGCTTTATGTACCGGTTGGCGCTCCCTGCAATATCTGTGACCCTGAAGAAATTTTTGCAACTATCACAAGAATTGACGTAAAATCTTCCAATATCAAACCTGAAATCTTTGCTCACGGAATCAGAAACAGTGTTGGCTTTGCATGGCATCCTACCACCAAAGAACTTTGGTTTACAGACAATGGCAGGGACATGATGGGCGATGATATTCCTGACTGTGAACTCAACCGTGCGCCTCAAAAAGGACTGCATTTCGGTTATCCTTATTGGCATGCCGGGGATGTCAAAGATCCTGAGTTTGGAAATAAAGGAAAAGACAAATCTGCCTATACTGCCCCTGCTTTAAAATTAGGCCCACATACAGCACCATTGGGTATGCGCTTTTATACAGGAAGCCAGTTTCCTACACAATACAAAAACAATATTTTCATTGCCAAACATGGTTCTTGGAACCGAAGCAAGAAAATCGGCTATCAACTGACCAATGTGGTCCTGGACGGAAATCAAAAAGTGGTAAAAGAAGTAGTCTTTGCCGAAGGCTGGCTCAATCACGACACCCAAGATGCTTGGGGAAGGCCTGTGGACGTGATGCAGATGCCTGATGGTAGTATGCTGGTATCAGACGATATGGCCAATTGTGTATATAGAATCAGTTATGACGGGAAGTGA
- a CDS encoding ABC-F family ATP-binding cassette domain-containing protein yields the protein MLSISNLSYFIGGRALYENASLHIKPKDKIGLVGLNGTGKSTLLKIINGDYQPTSGEVQKAKGTTIGFLNQDLLSYQSEDSILNVALEAFQETLKLQEEIDAVLKQMETDYSDEIINKLAKLQDQFEANEGYTIKAKAEEVLEGIGFNTKDLNRPLKTFSGGWRMRVMLAKLLLEKPALLMLDEPTNHLDLPSIQWVENYLKNYEGAVVVVSHDQEFLDNCIDTTVEVSNGTLTTYSGNYSFYLEEKKERMEIQQNAYENQQQMIKQTERFIERFRAKATKSNQVQSRIKALDRLDRVNEVVDDNISVNFKFRFSQKSGRDVVTLDHVSKAYGDLVILRDTSARIERGDKIALIGANGKGKSTLLRIIDGTEPIKGKREQGHNVIKSFYAQHQLEALNVDNEILQEMVQAGSKKTETELRNVLGCFLFTNEDVFKKIKVLSGGEKSRVALAKTMISEANFLLLDEPTNHLDMQSVNILIQAMEQYEGTFITVSHDRHFIRGVANKIWYIENNQIKEYPGTYDEFVFWKSQQELIPAESKKPDNSPKPEVKKREFNNTENLQAKKDLKKKEEQLALIEEKIIQFEEKKKALEAKLADPEIYSDGQKLDHLNQEYQKLKIEEEKVNAEWEVLVEEIGQIQEAIS from the coding sequence ATGTTATCAATCAGTAATCTTTCATATTTCATCGGTGGCAGGGCTTTGTATGAAAATGCTTCCCTGCATATCAAACCAAAAGACAAAATCGGACTGGTCGGACTCAACGGTACCGGGAAGTCTACCTTATTAAAAATCATCAATGGTGATTACCAACCTACTTCAGGAGAGGTTCAAAAAGCCAAAGGAACGACTATAGGTTTTTTGAATCAGGATCTGCTTTCTTACCAATCAGAGGACAGTATTCTGAATGTGGCTTTGGAAGCATTTCAGGAGACTCTGAAATTGCAGGAAGAGATAGATGCTGTCCTCAAACAAATGGAGACAGATTATTCAGATGAAATTATCAATAAACTCGCTAAGCTTCAGGATCAATTTGAAGCCAATGAGGGATATACCATCAAAGCCAAAGCAGAGGAGGTTTTAGAAGGGATAGGATTTAACACCAAAGACCTGAACAGACCTTTGAAAACTTTCTCAGGAGGGTGGAGGATGCGGGTAATGTTGGCCAAATTGCTTTTGGAAAAACCTGCCCTTTTGATGCTGGATGAACCTACCAACCACTTGGATTTACCTTCTATTCAATGGGTTGAAAATTACCTCAAAAACTATGAAGGCGCAGTAGTGGTGGTCTCCCATGATCAGGAATTTTTGGATAATTGTATTGATACTACCGTGGAAGTTTCCAATGGAACTTTGACTACTTATTCCGGGAATTACTCTTTTTACCTGGAGGAGAAAAAGGAGCGCATGGAAATCCAGCAGAATGCCTATGAAAATCAACAACAGATGATCAAGCAAACGGAGAGGTTTATTGAGCGTTTCCGGGCCAAAGCAACTAAATCCAATCAGGTACAGTCCAGAATCAAAGCCTTGGACAGGTTGGACAGGGTCAATGAAGTGGTTGATGATAACATTTCCGTTAATTTCAAATTCAGATTTTCCCAAAAATCAGGAAGAGATGTGGTGACCTTGGACCATGTGTCCAAAGCTTACGGTGATTTGGTGATTTTGAGAGATACTTCTGCAAGGATTGAACGAGGAGATAAAATAGCCCTGATCGGTGCCAATGGAAAGGGTAAATCCACTTTGTTGAGGATCATCGATGGTACCGAACCCATAAAGGGTAAAAGAGAACAGGGGCACAATGTGATCAAATCCTTTTATGCACAGCATCAGTTGGAAGCCTTGAATGTGGACAATGAGATACTTCAGGAAATGGTGCAGGCAGGTTCCAAAAAGACCGAAACCGAGTTGAGGAATGTGTTGGGTTGTTTCCTATTCACCAACGAGGACGTATTCAAGAAAATCAAAGTCCTATCAGGTGGGGAAAAATCAAGGGTAGCTTTGGCCAAAACCATGATTTCTGAAGCCAATTTCCTGCTTTTGGATGAACCGACCAACCACTTGGACATGCAGTCGGTCAATATCCTGATCCAGGCCATGGAACAGTATGAAGGTACTTTCATTACCGTGTCCCACGACAGACATTTTATTAGGGGAGTTGCAAATAAAATCTGGTATATCGAAAACAATCAGATCAAGGAATATCCGGGGACTTATGATGAGTTTGTCTTTTGGAAATCCCAACAGGAGCTGATACCGGCAGAATCCAAAAAACCTGATAATAGCCCAAAGCCTGAGGTTAAAAAAAGGGAGTTCAACAATACTGAAAACTTACAGGCGAAAAAAGATCTTAAGAAAAAGGAAGAACAATTGGCCTTGATTGAAGAGAAAATCATCCAATTTGAAGAAAAAAAGAAAGCTTTGGAAGCTAAATTGGCTGATCCTGAAATCTACTCCGATGGGCAAAAACTGGATCATCTGAATCAGGAATACCAAAAACTTAAAATTGAAGAGGAGAAAGTCAATGCGGAGTGGGAGGTTTTGGTGGAAGAAATAGGTCAAATTCAGGAAGCCATTTCCTGA